The genomic stretch GGCACCAAACAGAAGGACGTGTAAGCATGCAGGACCATACCAAGGACCCAGTCTGGAAACAGGCGATTGCCGGCTCCCAGATGCTGCTGGTGGCGTTTGGCGCCCTGGTTCTGATGCCGCTGATTACCGGGCTGGATCCCAACGTCGCGCTGTTCACGGCGGGGCTGGGCACCCTGATCTTCCACGTGGCGACTGGCGGCCAGATTCCCATTTTCCTGGCCTCGTCCTTCGCCTTTATCGCGCCGGTTATTGTCTCCAAGGGTCGGTTCGGCATGGAGGAAACCCTTGGCGGCCTCACGGCCGCAGGTATCCTCTACATCCTCCTGAGCGGCCTGGTTCGCCTCCGGGGCACCGGTTTTGTCCGTCGTCTTCTGCCCCCGGTCGTTATCGGCCCGGTCATCATGACCATCGGTCTTGGCCTGGCTCCGGTCGCCGTACACATGGCCTCCGGCCGCACCGGCGACGGCGCCACCCAACTGATTCCCTACGACACCGCCATCTGGATCGCCATGACCTCCCTGGCGGTGACGATCATCATGTCGGTCTGGGCCAGCGGCATCTTCCGGCTGATCCCCATCATGTTCGGGGTTATCACCGGCTATATCCTCTCGGCCTTTGCCGGCATCGTGGATCTCACGCCAATCCGGGAAGCCGCCT from Marinobacter subterrani encodes the following:
- a CDS encoding uracil-xanthine permease family protein, which gives rise to MQDHTKDPVWKQAIAGSQMLLVAFGALVLMPLITGLDPNVALFTAGLGTLIFHVATGGQIPIFLASSFAFIAPVIVSKGRFGMEETLGGLTAAGILYILLSGLVRLRGTGFVRRLLPPVVIGPVIMTIGLGLAPVAVHMASGRTGDGATQLIPYDTAIWIAMTSLAVTIIMSVWASGIFRLIPIMFGVITGYILSAFAGIVDLTPIREAAWFAAPDFVAPAFSWGAILFMIPVAIAPAIEHIGDVLAIGNVTGKNYLEKPGLHRTLLGDGLATSAASMLGGPPNTTYSEVTGAVMLTRNFNPKVMWWAACIAMVLAFVGKFGAALQTIPVPVMGGILCLLFGSIAVVGLNTLIRHQVDLSQARNLVIVGVTLVFGIGGMVLGNLEGIALCAVAAIILNLVLPGGREAWGKAIYEHKAD